The following coding sequences lie in one Rissa tridactyla isolate bRisTri1 chromosome Z, bRisTri1.patW.cur.20221130, whole genome shotgun sequence genomic window:
- the LMNB1 gene encoding lamin-B1, translating into METSTPVRGRGRGRAWGSMSPMLPSPARMSRLQEKEELRRLNDRLAAYIDRMRGLEIDSSVLQVRAAEQEEMWSREISSVKAIYEAELSDARRALDDTARERAKLQIQLSKMCADYERLLSSCAKKESDLNGAQVKLQECEAALNSKEVALATALGHKKSLEGEIKDLKDEIVQLETTLAVTREHLANETLLKVDLENRCQSLIEDLEFRKNMYEEEIKETRRKHETRLVEVDSGRQTEYEHRLSQALNEIREQHNAQMKLYKEELEQTYSAKLQNARLSSEMSSDAANSVRQELNECHVRIETLSAHVTSLQQESRAWQDRVQELEETLAKERENCRKIIIEKDKEILDIRSRIQEQLSDHEELLDVKLALDMEIEAYRQLLEGEEERLRLSPSPSSQVSVSWASSSHSVRTTRGKRRRIDVEESEASSSVSISHSASATGNVSIEETDVDGKFIRLKNTSEQDQPMGGWEMIRTIGDTSASYRYASRYILKAGQTVTIWAANAGVTANPPTDLIWKNQDSWGTGEDVKVVLKNSQGEEVAQRSTVFKRTIREGEEEEVEEETDEALEKESQEMDLSNTTCVIM; encoded by the exons ATGGAAACCTCCACGCcggtgaggggccggggccggggccgggcctggGGCTCGATGTCCCCCATGCTGCCGAGCCCCGCGCGTATGTCCCGGCTgcaggagaaggaagagctgCGGCGGCTGAACGACCGGCTGGCCGCCTATATAGACAGGATGCGGGGCCTGGAGATAGACAGCAGCGTCCTGCAGGTGCGGGCCGCCGAGCAGGAGGAGATGTGGAGCCGCGAGATCAGCTCCGTGAAGGCGATCTACGAGGCCGAGCTGTCCGACGCCCGCCGGGCGCTGGACGACACGGCCCGGGAGCGGGCCAAGCTGCAGATCCAGCTGAGCAAGATGTGCGCCGATTACGAGCGGTTGCTGAGCAG CTGTGCAAAAAAGGAATCTGACCTTAATGGAGCCCAAGTCAAACTTCAAGAGTGTGAAGCAGCCCTCAATTCTAAAGAAGTTGCCCTGGCTACAGCCCTTGGTCATAAGAAAAGTCTGGAGGGAGAAATTAAGGATTTAAAAGATGAAATTGTACAG CTTGAAACTACTTTAGCTGTTACCAGGGAACACCTTGCAAATGAGACCTTACTGAAGGTGGATCTTGAAAACCGTTGTCAAAGTCTCATTGAGGACTTGGAATTCCGTAAAAATATGTATGAGGAG gaAATCAAAGAAACTAGAAGGAAACATGAAACTCGCTTAGTTGAGGTTGATTCTGGGCGTCAAACTGAGTATGAACATAGACTGTCCCAAGCCCTTAATGAAATCAGAGAGCAGCATAATGCACAAATGAAGCTGTACAAAGAAGAGCTTGAACAGACTTACAGTGCCAAA CTTCAGAATGCTAGACTGTCCTCTGAGATGAGCAGTGATGCAGCCAACTCTGTAAGACAAGAACTGAATGAGTGTCATGTAAGAATTGAGACTCTGTCTGCCCATGTTACTAGCCTTCAGCAAGAG TCTAGAGCATGGCAAGATAGAGTGCAAGAACTTGAGGAAACCTTGGCCAAGGAACGGGAAAACTGTCGCAAAATAATTATTGAGAAAGATAAGGAAATACTAGACATAAGAAGTCGGATCCAGGAGCAGCTGAGTGACCATGAAGAACTCCTGGATGTTAAACTGGCACTTGATATGGAAATCGAAGCATATCGGCAACTGCTTGAGGGTGAAGAGGAGAG GTTAAGACTTTCTCCAAGCCCATCTTCCCAAGTGTCAGTTTCATGGGCTTCATCAAGCCATAGTGTGCGTACAaccagagggaagaggaggaggattgaTGTGGAGGAATCTGAAGCCAGCAGTAGTGTTAGCATTTCCCACTCAGCTTCTGCCACTGGAAATGTCTCTATTGAGGAGACAGACGTTGATGGAAAATTCATCCGCTTGAAGAACACCTCTGAACAG GATCAGCCTATGGGAGGTTGGGAGATGATCCGAACAATAGGAGACACTTCTGCTAGTTACAGATATGCCTCAAGATATATATTAAAGGCAGGCCAGACTGTTACA atctgggctgcaaatgctGGAGTAACTGCTAACCCTCCGACTGACCTCATCTGGAAGAACCAGGATTCCTGGGGCACTGGCGAAGATGTGAAAGTTGTGCTGAAAAATTCTCAGGGAGAG gaggttgctcagagaagcacTGTCTTTAAAAGAACTATAcgtgaaggggaagaggaagaagttgAGGAAGAAACAGATGAAGCTCTGGAGAAGGAAAGCCAGGAG ATGGACCTATCTAACACAACCTGTGTGATCATGTAA